tcttttttttaaagaggacTTCCTGTACCAAGCCCCGCCTATTCAGTGTTTTTCCCAAGTAGTTGGATCAGCCTGTCCTGTCTTGTCTGTTTTACGTCAAAGTACCACGAGTGTTAGGGAGTGCCCTGACTCATACTcacacacatatgcacacacTCATTCCTGAATAGTGTGAACTACATGCATGCACACAAACGCATATTTGAGAACACACTCACCTTTGTTGTAAGTTTAACCCACAATAGAATGTGAGTACACGCGTACGGACACAGTTACACTGTTAGACAAGTTTACAAACACTTCAAGTCCTCAGCATCTGCTGAGCTTTCTAGAACAATACCATTCATTCCTCTGATGACATATAGTTTCCTGTTGGTTCATTTGAATACAGTCCTAATGAGTGTGTAGCTTTATTTTGATCATAGGAAATGTAAACGTGTGTGTCAGTGTCAGATGAATCAGTCTTATCATAGGATTTATAATGACATTTAATTTCAGCACTTTCTTACACAGAGGTGTAAAGAATATGGTGCTGTTTTTAGCAAATGTGATGATTTATGTTTTTCAAGAGTAACGAGTGAATCTGACGTTTTTTCAACAAGGAAATAAAAAACGGTTAATAAACTGCTCCCCGCAGCCCGAAATGTGATTCCAAACTGCTGAATCACCCTGAAAGACAGAAGTACAGAGAGAAAAATGAGTGACACTAAAACAAGTGAAGCAAGGGAATGACACACTAATTTTACATATAGGTTATGTCACAGGAAATGGGACGAACATCTTGGCAGATGTGCCATTAATCACTTTTGATACATTCCAGTTTGTTTAGGCACATGAAGTGACAAACTGACTATGGACCAGTACAAACCAGTATAGTTAAAACAGGTGAAAACAACCACAAAACCAGCCGCCTCAGAAGGGCAGCGTCAGAGAAAACGTCATTAGCTCAGAACAACAGAAACCTGTTTAAAACCAGCATTGAGTGGTTTTGAAGTGTCCCATTTACTGTTCTGTACGTACAGTACGTACAAATGGAAGCATGTTCATGGCATCTGAGTTTCCAATCACAGAAACCTGTCTGTGAAACAGAAACACCATAAGGCTCCAAATGTGCTCAGAATGATTTCTTTTAGGCTGTGAGGTTTTGTTATTTGGGCAAGGTAATGCTACAGGAAATGCTTGGGTACCAGCTGTACTGTGCTGACACACACTCAGGCACGTACACAACAAAACATCACAGCACAAGATGCCTGTCATGGGTAGAGCATCCTACAGATTGATACAGATGTGGTTTATGAAAACCTGTGGACTATATCTGCGTTTTTTGCATGGTGACACATGGTAGTATTAGGATCAGTTTCCTTAAAAGGAGTACGTGTATTTGAACAATCACAGTTATTTGAATATTATATTCCAATCCCACGAGTTCAGAcaagttattaaaaaaaagtcttaGTTTGCTTATTGGGAAAAACCCAATCGAAATTAAAGCCAAGAAGTGAGTTGCTTATCCTGAAGCGCCCTCCACTGGTCATTCGATTTTTTGGGCCGTTCTGAACTGATGTTCCACAACCAAAagatacatttaaaaagtattgAAGTATTTAAATCTTTGCTGTTTACTAAGattcttctattatctattgaaacccacaataatatttatataaaatcataatttatatggtactttcaattgggacactgcaaaaaatgcttttcttactttttttttgtcttgtttctagccaaactttctaaacattcttaaatcaagaaggattttataGACGAGTAagaatttttttcaaaattaagtgagtttttgcttagaacaagctaaataatctgccaatggggtaagaaaaaaaatattttttcaaacagaaaacaagatcattttattcaccccattggcaggttatttagcttgtttcaagcaaaaacacacttaattttgacttgttttttctgaaagcaagaccatttttactcgtctagaacatccttcttgatttaaattttttatatattttggctggaaagaagacaataaagtaagaaaaaaagtaagcattttttgcagtggagGTGGCTGTGCTGAATCCAACCCCCTAAATTTCCCCCTAAACTTATGAAgatgatattaatattttttgaatttttatttcattgctgattttaaaaataactttttgtaaactttacaaaatgtaaaaatgtaaaatgcattttcatgtcactgtCGAAACAGTGCATGTTTTATTCAATTGGCTAAAACTGATTTTAACTACGCCCCtatatttatgatcaggaaatattcctgtcaccctctctcatagctacatggtgagtagatcccatcattttgaggtaaatgtgttcaaaagtataaaaaaaatctgtgtaactttaaagacTGTCACTACTGAATGCTATTTTTTACACATTagcataaaattgtcactatacCACTTttggtttcggtagtgacatctttttttTATTCCATAAAATTTCCACTAACAGTCACATGACAAAAGTGAACACATAATCTTCATATTTTAGGGAAataaaattttagtacagttatgcaaatttttAGTGTTTTAATATGCAAGTTCAGTGGTTGCTactaaaacattactgtcactaccaaaaatctgcagtcactactgaaacacgggatgttttgtcaaaaatagaatatactgaattatcaactaagatgttataatAGTTTTTGGTTgggtgtatattcaaactaatgagtccttaactttgaaatcagtgtgatccacttttttttttgccttttacaaagaaaaactggattcaaaatacaacaaatctcatgaaTTAAttgttaattacattttatttaaaaaaattcataaaatggcaaaaaaaaaaaaaaaaaaaaaaaaaaaatatatatatatatatatatatatatatatatatatatacacacacacaatttttttttttcaagatgtttccaactctgactttacaCCAATTCTGTCAAATGGCCCATATACAGCTAAAATACAGTTTAAACCTTTTGGAAGCAAAGGGGTGCTATACTGAGTCTTTGCAATATTCTGTGAAAATACATCTAaacatataaacaaataaaaatattgttttgttaatcaatttatatattttaaaaaaagtataaatatattttaatgatttttaaatataatttaatgtttAGAGATTTTACTAAATATTTCTAAATCTCTTCTTCCttgctataaaatataaatatatactaccATTTTATTTCATAAGGTTTTTCTGCACAGAAGGAGGCTAACATTAGACAACTGAAAATAGGTCTTTTGGTCTTGGGACAGTCTGGCCAAAGGTTTGGAGGTCCCTGGCAGTCTGGAGCCCAGTCTATAATCCAAACCTGCATACATTTAGTTTCAGTGTGATATTTTAGACATGGTATCAAATGTGAGCTTGAACTAAATAGTAAGAGGATGATGAAACTCCACACGTAACAAGCTCAAAGTACACCGTACATCACATGGATTTTTAAGTCTGTAATGTATGATTTAAATTAACTTTATCATTGAGCTTTAACACTTTCAATATGAGATTTTCATAAAAATCAGAAAACCTCTCATCATAATAAGATCAAAGTAAGAAACTCCAAAAAACTGAAGATCAGAGATTTATATGTTTATTACCACAGCGTCTCCTCTGTATTCtgtccaaaaaataaaatttcaaatgTCAATACATCCAACTGGAACAAAGCATATGCTTTTCTTACAAAAAACAGATAATCAACATTAAAAAGGACACAACAGGATGCAGGGGGGGGGGGGAGAGAAATTCTCAAGCCTCGTATACAAAGGCCAAGGAAGTCTGATGTCTACCAGTCCAAAGATAACTGAAAAAAGACAAACAAAGACACAGACAAATAAatttctctatatatatatatatgtgtgtgtgtgagtgtgagtaaataaAGCCGGCAAGAAGAAAGAATTTACATTCTGTGGTCCAGCAACAGGACCGGATTCTGAGAGTCACTACGATGAATGGTGGCAACACAACCTTCAAACCAAACATCAACAGTTTCAGTGTGTCAAACATTGAATCCCTACAAACCACTGAAAATGTCCATTCTGAACTGGTCAAGCAGCAGTCAAAGAGTCGCCACACAAAGCAAAGTCACGATTAAAAGCATTTCGACGCACCTAAAGAGGAGGCTTCATTTGTTTCGAGGTCACTGCATTAGACTTGTTCACACGTTGTTCAAAAGTAACAGTTCTGCAGCGTGGTTTGATTCGAAGGAAATGTTTACGCCCGTCTGCCGTTAATCTCTCTACATAATAATTACTATGACGACAATATAATAAAACAGTAAAACACAAAGACAGCTCACTGTCACTGGTCGTTTCTCTCTTTGCATTCATTCAGTGctggtgttttgttttcatttgacaTTTTTTGGTTAGTCTGACCTCCTGTGCTTAATGCGCACCATTTAGATCATATAACAAAGACCAGAAGCATGAACTTATCTGTATTGCAGCAGGAAAAAGGTCAAAAGTAAATTCCAACCCTGTCCTATCAGTCACAATCCTCTAAATTGAAATACAAATctcaatacaaatacaaatactgccacctgctggtcTGTCTTGGCAGCGTTGGTGTTGTAACAATAAATCAGCCAGGGTAACTTGCTTTACCTTGAGCTGGCATTAAGTgaaatacatacaaattttggACGTAAAAATCCATCAAATGCAGAACAGGAGTTCTAATAAGAAGCTCGCCTGATCTGACGTGATTTTAGTAAGTGAAATACGAGTTCTGCGAGAACCAGCTGATCCGTGAAAAGGGATCTAACTGGCTGAATGTGGCATCCAGATAAATGGTCTGAGCCTTTTGGTTAAAAGGCGACGGATTTGACAGAAAGCGCAGATGAAGTGCCACCCTTTGGGGTATAAACAAAagctgagggtggaaaaaaaaagaatgaaaagaaAAAGCTTTTGGGATGTTTTCTGCTGTGACAGTGAGCACTTGATGGTATCAGACATCCCAGACTACTCCCTTTTCTCCaagacacacaaaaacaaacacgtTTTCCATGATGTACAGCAGATTTGTGTTTTCAGCATGTATAAGAGGAGCTCACCTCCTGCGCAGCTCCATCTGAGActtaaaaatgcaacaaaatgattgatacaaatacacacacatacacacgaaAAGTTCCCTTACTTACTGCAGCAATAACAGAGTCTTTTGGATTTTCTTTAACCTGTGTTTAACGTTTTGGGTAGCAACACCTGAATTGTGAGGCCCTGAGGTTTTAAACGGACACACGTTTATTAGATTGtgtgtaagagtgtgtgtgtaTAGAGGGAGACGACAGCAGTTTGGCTAAGAAAAGTCTCGGAAACTCTTTCGTTTGGAAAGAGCGAGATGGGCtcagctgagagagagagagagatagagagagagagagagagagagaaacagtcCAGCTGAGAAAGTGTGAGTATCAGTGTgtgtctctctttttcttttcccAGCACATTGAGGGATAGAGAAAGAGAGGGCATCAGTGGAAATAGGTGCGGTAACAGGCATAAGCACCTACAGCCAGTACCGTGCACATACACACACTGGTCAGCAGGGGGCTCCAGGCTCCATTGCCAGCAACGGGGGTCGCCTCTTCCGTGGGAGTCTTGGGCGGAGACCGTGCAGGTTTAGGAGGGGCTTCTCTTGCAATAATTGGTTCATCGGGTTCGGTTAGCAATGCCGTCGCTCCCACCTCACCGGCTGCGACCGCCCGTTTGCGAAGCTCTGGCCCGTCTGTGAATGTCTGGGGCGCACTGTACAAAACAAAACGACAAAAAAATACTTGTTTGTGGCTGCTGGATGGGTACTACTAGAAAGTAGGAACACTTGCCACAGcgcaccggcagatataataattataaacatatttcagggaaaaacagcaaggagacttcTTGATAAACTAGTCCTTTCTTTGTTTTCAGCTTAAGAGAAAACAAAGATGTAAGTAACATCAGTAAAACTAGTGCAGTACAATTCtatggactctctaggtcaataatgaTAATCAAAAAACGTTTGAGCCTTTGTATTTGGACAGGTATAACCGGGTCATTTAAAAATATGGTCTTAAACTAGTGTACCCAAAAGCCAATAAATCCTTAAAgtaaactcaaaacttcacaaattcACATAACTCTTTCGCATAAAAAGCTATATCTGAGGTCAATAAATGACaggtgagcatttggatgtcctgcccgatgtactatattaccacatagaccagccgttaatGATCTGTCTGTCACGGACTGCATCACTTCACCACTTcctgtagatttttttctgtgACTAATAAAACTTTGGTTGACCAAGCTTCTTCTCGTCGATTAacagttagtcgactattagggggtaGCCCTACtagaaagagagagattgggAGTCTGACCTGTTTGCACAGATTTCTGCGCTGCTGTTTTTTATCATCTCGCTGAAGAAGTGTGTGGCATCACAGTTCACCAGGTCGCCTTTGCCGTTAGGGGGGTCTATTCGGGGACGGGGTCTGGGAGGAGGAGTGAATTCAGGAGGGAGGTCCTCCTCATTTGATAACTCCTTCCATGACTCCTATTCACACATGAACAAAGATACTTCACTGATCACGGATATAAAGCCTACTAAAGGTGGTtggaataaacaaacacaaaaaaaattatatttatgatGTAGGAGTATTTTATATGACAGTAAGGTATATCATGTTCAacctttaaaatgttttatatatgaaATTACAATGTAGTGCTAGTAGTGTTTTTTCCAGTAATTAACAGtcgaaccaaaaattattcagacactagatataatttttggatatttttaaCTAGTGGgggcaggacactatagttaatacATCTAAGTGTGTATAGCaatataaagtaaactgtgacacatTATACCCaacaattcttcatacagtggacaaccagtaaaattactaaaaatttcGGACCAAAACTTTGATCTGACACTTTGACTTGACAGTGTTTTGTTACAtaactttctatcaaagttatctgacattataaagatgaatttgttctgacacagttcaaCTTTGAAGGTGTCCGAATAAATTTTCATGTGACTGTTATCATGTAAATACATGATAATGACAGGCATTTTGGGGCATTTTATGAACAAAATGTATGATGATCATTTTAACAGGTaattataatgattcaaataaaataaaaataaaaattacaaacaatTTAACAAAACATTGTACAACAAAATAAATTGCCCAAATGATACAGCAATGACTACCACCCATGCATAGGacactaccgttcaaatgttttgggtcaaaaatactaaaaatacttttattctgcaaggatgcaCTAAATTTGTCAAATGTgacaaatcttttgtaaaataaaaaaaagtttttaccatttcaaataaatgttgttcttttgaacttataatttataaaagaatcctgaaaaaaaaatgtattatagtttccATAAAATATTATTCAGCACATtattcaacattgatgataaaaagaaatgtttcttgagcaccattTCAGCACAttgcaatgatttctgaaggatcatgtgacactgaaaactggagtaatggctgctgaaaattcagctctgaaatcacaggagtaaattacattcttaaatatattaaaacaggtgttttaaattgttaatatatttcataatattacggtTTTACTGTATATTTGGTAATAAATGcagcatcggtgagcatttgtAAGAGACttttcaaaaatattaagaaaaactgTTTAATGGTACagccaaaccaaaatttattcagacaccttcaacatttctcacattatcaaagTTTATTTGCTAtcgtttagaaaatggtaataaaatatgacaagaactcagagtaaACTGTATCTGctcaaattcatcttgataatgtcagatagctttgatagaaaggtatgtaatggattacaatcaataAATTCTGACAACGGTTAGTATGATaacatttacacaactatcaatactttgttgacctaTTACCAAGCTATGCTTAATTTTGTTAAGTCTGTGGTGAAAAAGGTCACATTTAAAAACACTTAAGCCAAACAGGGTCAGGTCAAagggtctgaataatttttggtcccaaatttttatacattttacggGTAATCCACTGTATGAAGACTTTTTAGGTATAATATTGCACAGTTTACttaattttgctatcctcacttacatatatgaactaataatttttggtttgactgtatatacacaACGTAATTCCTCAGCCAAGCATCCAAAAATTGGTTGGTACATCACTTTCATTACCAGTACAGATGTGTCTCCCATGATGTACTTGGCACCCTCTATGACAGCGAGGTAAGAGAAACGCAGCTGGTCAGCTGTCTGAATCAAACCCATGCGGTACCGTCGCATTTCCAGCAAAACCTCCTGGATGCGTACTGATGTTGGATCTTTCCTCTGAGACATCTGAGAACACACATAGCAGTTGTTTAGATGATGTAACCTGCCAGTCAAGTGATATACACAAGAAATCCAGGTATCCAGCAGGTTGCTACTTTTGTGGATTAGCCCTAGATCCTAAGTTTCACACATACATTTGATCTTCATAGCAGATCTTCTCATTctaaacaactttgcctcaagaaccaatGCCGTCAATCAAATAGTTTGTTAAACATTTaagattatgtaaaaaaaaaaaaaaaaaaaaaaaaaaaaaaaaaactacctgtGAATTACTCACAGGTTTTTCAATCAACCTTAAAATTACCAATGCAGTACATTTTCTAGACTCTCTAAgtgaattattattaaaaaaagttgaactttacACTTTGGtgagctataacagggtcatttgaAAAATGGGTATgaccaaatatacccaaaagcctataactcctaaaacgaaaactcaaaacttcacaaaactagGTGAGCACATGAGTCAGATGATTTTAAAAAAGCATGCAAATTTTCATGGAGATCGGACCATAGTTAGAGCTATAACGGTTTCAGAAGATTTTAACAAAAGGTTTCAGAAACACagtatttctatggtaaatgacAAATGCAAAAATGTTCATATTTTACGTAAAGTTTCACATATACACTTCTTTTCACATATTTCACATATacatatcttcatatcatatgatagagctcctcattctgaacaactccCTCTAGTGCCACTGTTGTCAAATTGTTCATTTAAtagatttttctaaaaaacaagtCCTAGGTTTTTAACTTAACATCAGTAAAActagtgcagtacaattctctggactctctaggtcaataattatcaaaaacctACTGATcctttgcatttggacagctataaccgGGTCATTTAAAAATATGGTTTTGAACTAGTGTACCCAAAAAGCCCATATAAATCCGTAAAGTAAaatcaaaacttcacaaaattaTGTAAACTTATTCATCATATGATTCTAAATAAGCATGGAAAATTTTATGTATATCGGGCAAGAATTGGCACTATAATATTTATGAAGGTATAGAAAACACTATATTCCGATGGTAAATGCcctaaaattacaactataacCACTAATAAACTTATTTAACTCCCTCATATAGTACTTTTCACAGGTTTTGCTTTTGGATtcatatttagactttataaaaTGACTATTATAACTTTGCAAATCACATTGATTGCAGTGAGATCTAAACATAGTGTCATACAAGAGATGCTAAATAAGTATTTTGTTACCGCTCATTTTTTTCAAATTGCTCTACAATAAAATGTGTGTGTAAGCATTCATAATGAGCAATACTAATATAATAGTTTAAAGATATCAtttctgtgtttgtgtgtctgtgagTGTATTCTCCATAACTTATGCATTTTAGTGTCAGGTTAGCCTAGAGCCTAAAACATAGAACCTTAAAAGCCTTAAAGTACTTCaaccccggtaattgctgcttgcagatatatttattattaacattGGAAACGGTTGTACTGCTTAAATTTTAGTGGAAATCATGATacttttaaggattctttgataaatacaaaGTTCTGAAGTTAAAGTAATAATTTCTGTTTTTAAGAAAACTATCTAAGGGCCTGttcacacggagacgcgtttcgctgtatacgtatacattttttatcgtattggcgtttcatccacacggatccggcgttttaggagactgaaaccgctattttttgaaaccgggtcccaaagtggataaatctgaaaacgacaccctcgccgtttcgtgtgtacagccaatacgtatattttgtgaaacgatgatgtcatcacatcacgtgtcggctacgtcacacgtaacagcaacaacaatattggtggactacatgattgtgttcgtgttgctactaagcctactacctttattacagcaaaatctattgcttctatgcaactgttatgagcaacaagcgataatgttcgcatcttcgtcttcttcttcttagttcgtatacagcgtgcaaagttatgcgcatgctcaaagtcttcttctccgtgtatagtgtatatctatggcagaattacagcaccccacactggtctggcatatatactacaccgttttcagtggtttcgtgtttacggaactttttttagaacgagggaaaaaaaaattgattggatacggaacgcaccggcttcgtgtggacggagcctAACTGACCCCAATCTTTGAACATTAgagtatattattattttatttttgaaatcaaGGAGTGCTGTCACACCAATAATACTGAAATTTTATCTGCCTAAATGTCAATGCCAAGATTCTTGAAATTTAATCATATAAActaataggctattaaacaagcTCCTTGatttaaaaagattaaatattaacAAGAACTTTTGTCCAGCAGATCTAGGATCAAATACAAGCGGTCAGTCCTCTCACCAGTAGAAGGCAGGTGTCTACAAGGCAGAACGTTCCAGAGCGGCCAATACCAGCGCTGCAGTGGACCACGACAGGACCGTGCTCTGGATTCAGACAGCCCGACTCACGCACTTTCAACAGGAAGTTGAGAAAAGATGCAGGCGACTCTGGCACGCCAAAATCTGGCCATGTGGTGTAGTGGAAATGAAGAATCTCCCGTGTTTCCTGTGTCTTTAAACATACACGACACAGCATTAATCACCACGAGCATGTGTTAGAAATAAACCTCTGACATCTGTAATATCCTGAAACTGCTGAGTGAAGTCAACAACCTGTCCAGCTATAGAAGCTCTGAacaaaacttttaaaaacatgaaaaataagaaTTTTAGCTAAATGGAAGaaaaaaagcactatataaaaaCTCAGTGTTGGAAATAACAGAATGATCTGTGAAAGAGACTGACAAATGATTGAAAGCATGCAAGGAAGATCAAGTGCCTCACCGACAGATTTTCCAGCTCCAGCTGTCGTACTGTGTAGTACGATTTCACATTCTCTGACATCAGAGTAAGTCTGAAATTTGTGTCTTCAAAAACAGCCTCCCTCTCCTCTCGCTGAGGCCAATACTGAGCACACTTTACctgtacatatacacacacacacatatttcttCATTATAACCACACAAACTCGCAACGTATGAACACATTCCAAATGCATGCTAGAAAGGTTTCAGGCAGGTATTCAAAGTAAATCTGTGTATTCATGTTGCAGATACAGGTGCAGTGTACATTCCTCTCACCGAGCCTTTCTCTATAACGCGATTCAGCATCACGACCCCTCGGCAGCGCTGCTCCCACACCATCTCCCAGAAATGACCGCAGGTGTTTGGTAACGgaccctaaacacacacacaattattaAAACAAGCACATCCAGTAtattgtattaataatacatattaaatGCACACATCAAATGCTTTTAAAAGGAGTTATGCTCACCAAAACAGCAATTTAATCAAAATACAGGGAAAAAAACagcaatactgtaaaatattactacaatttaaaataactgtattctattttaatatattttaaaatgtaatttattcctatgatggcaaagatgcattttcagcatcattactccagtttttagtgtcacatgatccttgagaaatgattctaatatgctgatttggtgctcaaaacaTTCCTTACTATCAAATGTGTTTTAGACAATTGCGGTgctattttttgtggaaactttgattttttttttttttcaggattatttgaatagaacgttcaaaagaacaacatttatttaaaaatcgaAAACTTCTGTAAAATTAAACCAGACTGGAATATCGCTTAAAACATTTGCGAAAAAGCACTGTTTCCATCCaacaagtcaaagagaacaaaatcgtcatTTCCTGATAAACTAAGAAAAGTAgaagaagccactgaatataataacatttacaaataataaaaagtacTTGCGATTGAGAGAGAGAAGATGAAACAATACATGCGGTCATTGCTTCGGAGACGGATGCCAGCTGTTTGTGAACGCAGTCTTGTAAGACAGTTCTTTGAGGCAATTATACAAAAACACTGTGACAGCAGACTTTTCTCAGGCATTTTAGAATGG
Above is a genomic segment from Garra rufa chromosome 15, GarRuf1.0, whole genome shotgun sequence containing:
- the ptpn1 gene encoding tyrosine-protein phosphatase non-receptor type 1; its protein translation is MEAEFREIDELGNWNAVYQEIRQQSSDLPCKIAKLPENRSRNRYRDVSPFDHSRICLKISSNDYINASLISVDEAQRNYILTQGPLPNTCGHFWEMVWEQRCRGVVMLNRVIEKGSVKCAQYWPQREEREAVFEDTNFRLTLMSENVKSYYTVRQLELENLSTQETREILHFHYTTWPDFGVPESPASFLNFLLKVRESGCLNPEHGPVVVHCSAGIGRSGTFCLVDTCLLLMSQRKDPTSVRIQEVLLEMRRYRMGLIQTADQLRFSYLAVIEGAKYIMGDTSVLESWKELSNEEDLPPEFTPPPRPRPRIDPPNGKGDLVNCDATHFFSEMIKNSSAEICANSAPQTFTDGPELRKRAVAAGEVGATALLTEPDEPIIAREAPPKPARSPPKTPTEEATPVAGNGAWSPLLTSVCMCTVLAVGAYACYRTYFH